From the Musa acuminata AAA Group cultivar baxijiao chromosome BXJ3-7, Cavendish_Baxijiao_AAA, whole genome shotgun sequence genome, one window contains:
- the LOC135586516 gene encoding uncharacterized protein LOC135586516, with product MGRGRGKGKKLTAVASHEDLDNDGEEPLPAYKRRGRLQKTLKDNIDEDDTEKNEEGTDDTKVTVTSKELNGSMGQKGKKRKRYSQVKENPDLVSEENGDELKPKTEELTRSNGFRHNGSRRKSKPRRAAEA from the coding sequence ATGGGAAGAGGCAGAGGAAAGGGGAAGAAATTGACAGCAGTTGCAAGTCATGAGGATCTGGATAATGATGGTGAAGAACCCCTTCCTGCATATAAAAGAAGGGGAAGGCTGCAGAAAACCCTGAAGGATAACATAGATGAAGATGATACTGAAAAGAATGAAGAAGGGACAGATGATACGAAGGTTACAGTGACAAGCAAAGAGCTCAATGGTTCGATGGggcaaaaagggaagaagaggaagaggtacTCTCAAGTAAAAGAAAATCCTGATTTAGTTTCAGAGGAGAATGGCGATGAACTGAAACCAAAAACTGAAGAGTTAACCAGGTCCAATGGTTTTCGACACAATGGAAGCCGGCGGAAGAGCAAGCCTCGACGGGCTGCTGAGGCATAA